CGACGCGCGAGGCGCTGGCCGCCGGAAAGGTGAGCTATGCCAAGGTGCGTGCGCTGACCCGCGTGGCGACGCTGGAGACGGAGGGCGACCTGCTGGCCATCGCCTGCTGCGGCACGGCCGCACACGTCGAGCGCGTGGTTCGGGGCTATCGCCGAGCGGTGAGCGCCGAGCAGGAGGCTGCGAACGCCCGGGCCAGGCACGAGGCGCGCGGCCTTCAGGTGTACTGGGACGAGGCCGGCATGCTCGTGCTCCGCGGGCGGCTGCCGCCCGAGCAGGGCGCCCGCCTCTTGGCGGCGCTCGAGGCCGCCGACGCTCAGCTCGCCGAGGAAAGGGGAGCCTCGGACGTTTCCGCGGAAACGTCCGAGCCCTCGGTGGCGCTGGCCTTGGCAGTAGCGCCACGCCTCCTCGCCGAGACGCGGCAGGCGCAAGGGCGAGCCGACGCCCTGGCCCGGGTAACCGAGGCCGCGCTGGGGGAGGGATTGGGCGGCGACCGCGCCGCTGAGGCCCAGCTCGTCGTGCACGTGGACGCGCGCGTGCTCGCACAGGCCGCGGCGCCCGGGGGCGGCCGCAGTGCCATCGAGCATGGCCCCCACGTTTCCGCGGAAACGTCGCGGCGCCTGGCCTGCGACGGGAGCATCGTGCGCCTGGTCGAGGATTCGCGTGGCGAGCCGCTCTCGATCGGCCGCAAGACGCGCGCCGTGCCCGAGCCGATGCGACGCGCGCTGCATCATCGCGACGGTGGTTGCCGCTTCCCCGGCTGCGGCTGCACGCGGCGGCTGCACGCGCACCATATCGAACACTGGGCCGACGGAGGGCTTACCGCGGTGGGTAATCTGGTCGAGCTTTGCGCCTTCCATCACCGTCAGGTTCACGAGGGCGGCTGTTGGGTGGAGCGCCGCAGCGATGGCACCCTGCGCTTCTTCGACGCCTGCGGCCGAGAGCTGGCGCCGGCGCCAGCCTCAAGGCGCAGCCACAGCGACGCAGCCACCGCCCTGGCCAGCGCCAACCGCCACGCGCTCGGTCAGCCCGTCACCGCCGCCACCCTCAGCACCTGGAACGGGGTCGACCAGCTCGACGTGGACTGGGCCGTCAGCGCGCTGCTGTGGAAGACGCCGCGAGCGAGGGAGGCTGCACCAGACTGACCCCGGGGCTCACGGCGCTTGGCCTTCGCGCTGCTGGCGCAGCGCCAGCAGCAGCGGAACCGGCGCGGGTCCACCACGCGGGCACACCACGCGGGGCGTCCACCGCGGCTGCGGCTGGGACGGGGGTGGGGCACTGCGCGATCGCCGGGCTCCTCCAGCGCTACCGGCTGCGCCCATACCCGCGACAGCGCTCGGGCCGCCGAGGAGGCCCCACAAGGCTGAACCGAGATTGTCCCCGGATGTCAGAACGCTGTGCTGAGCTGGAACCGACACGCCTTTGCGTGCAGGAGGGAAGGCTCTTGGGTGCAACCGCCGACGATCTCGACACGCCGCTGCTGGTTCCGGCGCGGATGATCAACGAGTACGTCTACTGCCCGCGTCTGGCCTACATCGAGTGGGTCGAGGGGGAGTTCCGCGACAACTACTACACGGTCGACGGTCGCCTGACGCACCGGCGCGTCGACCGCAGGGCCGGACACCTCCCCGCGCGAGCCTCGCCCCCGCCGGAGGGTGGCGAGGAAAAGGAGCGCAGCGATCCAGCTCCTGCCGGCCCCACGCTGCATGCGCGCAGCGTGGAGCTCTCGGCGCCGATCGCCGGCATCGTGGCCCGCATCGACTTGATCGAATCCGATGGGACGCGCGCGACGCCGGTCGAGTACAAGCGCGGCAAGCCCCCCGCGAACGCGGAGCGCTCCTACTACCCGGAGCGCGCGCAGCTCTGCGCCCAGGCCATCGTGCTGGAGGAGAACGGCCTGAGCTGCCAGGAAGGCGTGCTCTACTACGCGGCGGCCCGCACGAGGGTCACGGTCCCGATCACACCCGAGCTCAGAGCCTTGACGCTGCAGGCCGCTGAGCAACTGCGCGCCCTACCCGCCGCGAGCCAGCCGCCGCCGCCGCTCGTCGACAGCCCAAAGTGCGTCGGCTGCTCGCTGGCGGGCCTCTGCCTTCCGGACGAGCTCAACCTGCACCCCGACCCGGAGCAACAGAGCACGCCCGTGCGCTTGCTCTTCCCGGCGCGCGACGACGCCAAGCCGCTGCACCTCCAAGAGCAGTGGGGCAAGCTCGGCATCGAGTCGGGCAACCTGCTGCGCGTGAGCACCCGCGATGCCGAGCCCTACCAAGTGCGCCTACGCGACGTCTCGCAGGTGGCCGTCTACGGCAACGTGCAGGTGACGACCCAGGCCCTGCGCGCGCTGGCGACGAAGGGCATCCCGCTCACCCTCTTCAGCTACGGCGGCTGGTTCTACGGCATGCTCACCGGGCTCACCCACCGCAACGTGCTGCTGCGCGAGTGTCAGTTTTCCGCCGCCCGTGACGGCGGCAGGGCGCTCGCGGTGGCCCGCTCGCTGGTCGCGCAGAAGATCCGCAACCAGCGCACGATGCTGCGCAGGAACCGGCGCGCCGAGCTGCGCAACGCCCTGGTCGACCTCCAGCGCGACCTGGACCACGCGATGGTCGCCCCATCGGTCGAGTCCCTGCTGGGGATCGAGGGCACGGCGGCGCGCACCTACTTCCAGTCCTTCGCCGACATGCTGCGCGAGCCCCTCAACGGCGCCTTCGACTTCAAGGGACGCAACCGGCGTCCGCCGCGCGACCCCGTCAACGCCCTGCTCTCGTTCGCCTACGCGCTGCTGGTCAAGGACTGGACGTTAGCGCTGACGGCGGTCGGCTTCGACCCGCATCTGGGCTTCTACCACCGCCCGCGCTATGGGCGCCCTTCCCTGGCGCTCGACCTGATGGAGCCCTTTCGCCCACTGATCGCCGACTCCGTGGTGCTCGTGGCGCTGAACACCAAGGTGGTCGCCGAGGACGACTTCAGCCGGGGCGTCGGCGCCGTGGCTCTGAAGGACGCCGCCCGCCGGCGCTTCATCGAGGCCTACGAGCGCCGGATGAACGAGCTCGTCACCCATCCGGTCTTTGGCTACCGCATCAGCTATCGCCGCGTGCTCGAGGTTCAAGCGCGCCTCTTCGCCCGCTATCTCGTCGGCGAGCTCCCCGAGATGCCGGTCTTCGTCACCCGCTGAGCCTGCACAGATGCAACGCTATATCGTCACCTACGACGTCTGCGACCCAAAGCGCCTGCGCCGCGCGTTCGAGGTTCTGCGCGGCTTCGGCGACCACCTGCAGTACTCTGTGTTCCGCTGTGACCTCAGCCAGCAGGCCCTCGTCGAGTTGAAGGCCGAGCTGCACGCGGTCATCGACCACGACGAGGACCAGGTGCTGCTCTTTGACCTCGGCCCGGCCCCAGGGCGCGGCGCGTCCTCAGTCGAGGCGCTCGGCCGTCCCTACCGAGAAGCCACCAAGACCTGCACCGTGATATAGTCCCGCGGCTGCTGCGGGCTGAAAAGGGAAGAGCCGTTTCAGGCGATCGAGCGATCCGGTGGTGCCAAATCCCCCGCACCCGCTCGCGCCAACCCAACCCCGCGTTATTGCGTTAAGTCGCACCTGATCGAGGCCAGCAAGCCCAGGAACTGCCATGCACCGCACGACCCCTAGCGACAGCCGCTCGAAACCATGCTGTCAACGACACGAAGAGCCTCACGATTTCAGCAGAGCCCTTTCCGCAGCTACCAAGCTGCGGCCCCATTGAAGCGGCTGGGCTCGGCCTGCGCCGCCGGCCCCATTGAAGTCGGGCCGGTCGCAAGCGCCTTTCCGCAGCTACCAAGCTGCGGCCCCATTGAAGCGCGATCATGCCGCACCCCCCGACGCCGCCCGCGCCGCTTTCCGCAGCTACCAAGCTGCGGCCCCATTGAAGCCACTCGGCCTGAACCGAGTTGCTGAGGTTGGTGACGCTTTCCGCAGCTACCAAGCTGCGGCCCCATTGAAGCCTGCCGGCGGGGGCCGCCGGGGGTCGAGCGACTCAACATCGACTTCGTAACCGAATGACAGCTGTCCATCTTTCCGCAGCTACCAAGCTGCGGCCCCATTGAAGCGGCGTACAGAACGCCCGCGCGCTCACCGATACGTCCACTTTCCGCAGCTACCAAGCTGCGGCCCCATTGAAGCCATAGAGCGCCCGCTAACGGCTGCAACGACCTTCACCTTTCCGCAGCTACCAAGCTGCGGCCCCATTGAAGCCGTCGCCTTCGTCCATCGCGGCCGCCAACTCCTCGGCTGCCTTTCCGCAGCTACCAAGCTGCGGCCCCATTGAAGCGTAGCCCTCCCGTGTGACCATCGAAGCTGGCTTGCGCCTTTCCGCAGCTACCAAGCTGCGGCCCCATTGAAGCGCGTCCTGCCGCGAGGTGCGGCAGGCCAAATGCGGCCTCCTTTCCGCAGCTACCAAGCTGCGGCCCCATTGAAGCCTCGCTCCTGCCCGCGCGGCGAGGGCCAGCGCGTCGTCTTTCCGCAGCTACCAAGCTGCGGCCCCATTGAAGCCTAACAGGCCGGGCGATATCCTGTTTGTGAAAAAGACCTTTCCGCAGCTACCAAGCTGCGGCCCCATTGAAGCAGCACGCCGTCGTGGATGGCGAAGCATCCCGTCGCCTTTCCGCAGCTACCAAGCTGCGGCCCCCATGCGTGATCAGTTAAGCGAAGCGTGGGCAACACGGAGCCGTTTGGGCTGACCTGGGGAGATGCGCCAACCGCGCATTTGGTCGAGGACGGAGGGGCGGCGCCGCCAGTTGGGGTCGGTCTCGCCGTTGAATAGCTCGGCGAGGCGACGCCACCTCGAGGTCGGCCTCGCGGCCGGAGAGCTCAAAGGCCCGGCCAATGGCAAAGGCGGCGACGGCGACCATACGCGCGAGGGCTTGTGGATGCAGCGGCGGCTTCGTCCGCTCGGCCCTGCCGCGAGGGGGAGGCGCCTCCCGGCGGCGGTGATGGTGCGCAAGCATGCAAACGATGACCGAAGCGACCATCGCGGCGTGCACCAGGGCACGCACCGCAGGGCCTGTCTTGGCGCCGATGTCGTCCAGGCGCAAACAGGACTTGTCGAGCTTGTTGTCGAGTTCGATCTCCCAGCGCACCCGATAGAGGTCGGCGACAGCACGTGGCGCAACGTCGGGAG
This genomic stretch from Pseudomonadota bacterium harbors:
- a CDS encoding DUF222 domain-containing protein yields the protein MQHLALAASSPPSLALEAAVQPDLDSLGEAIAELAAQLHAATYRLLCLIREFDRRDGWASGFRSCAHWLAWRTGIELGAAREKVRVARALAELPATREALAAGKVSYAKVRALTRVATLETEGDLLAIACCGTAAHVERVVRGYRRAVSAEQEAANARARHEARGLQVYWDEAGMLVLRGRLPPEQGARLLAALEAADAQLAEERGASDVSAETSEPSVALALAVAPRLLAETRQAQGRADALARVTEAALGEGLGGDRAAEAQLVVHVDARVLAQAAAPGGGRSAIEHGPHVSAETSRRLACDGSIVRLVEDSRGEPLSIGRKTRAVPEPMRRALHHRDGGCRFPGCGCTRRLHAHHIEHWADGGLTAVGNLVELCAFHHRQVHEGGCWVERRSDGTLRFFDACGRELAPAPASRRSHSDAATALASANRHALGQPVTAATLSTWNGVDQLDVDWAVSALLWKTPRAREAAPD
- the cas1 gene encoding CRISPR-associated endonuclease Cas1, whose amino-acid sequence is MINEYVYCPRLAYIEWVEGEFRDNYYTVDGRLTHRRVDRRAGHLPARASPPPEGGEEKERSDPAPAGPTLHARSVELSAPIAGIVARIDLIESDGTRATPVEYKRGKPPANAERSYYPERAQLCAQAIVLEENGLSCQEGVLYYAAARTRVTVPITPELRALTLQAAEQLRALPAASQPPPPLVDSPKCVGCSLAGLCLPDELNLHPDPEQQSTPVRLLFPARDDAKPLHLQEQWGKLGIESGNLLRVSTRDAEPYQVRLRDVSQVAVYGNVQVTTQALRALATKGIPLTLFSYGGWFYGMLTGLTHRNVLLRECQFSAARDGGRALAVARSLVAQKIRNQRTMLRRNRRAELRNALVDLQRDLDHAMVAPSVESLLGIEGTAARTYFQSFADMLREPLNGAFDFKGRNRRPPRDPVNALLSFAYALLVKDWTLALTAVGFDPHLGFYHRPRYGRPSLALDLMEPFRPLIADSVVLVALNTKVVAEDDFSRGVGAVALKDAARRRFIEAYERRMNELVTHPVFGYRISYRRVLEVQARLFARYLVGELPEMPVFVTR
- the cas2 gene encoding CRISPR-associated endonuclease Cas2, with product MQRYIVTYDVCDPKRLRRAFEVLRGFGDHLQYSVFRCDLSQQALVELKAELHAVIDHDEDQVLLFDLGPAPGRGASSVEALGRPYREATKTCTVI